In Nocardioides dokdonensis FR1436, the following are encoded in one genomic region:
- a CDS encoding ferredoxin, which translates to MSDSDMVQVRVDEEVCVGSGTCVMVDPAHFTLVDGKGRAPGEPVERTEDLEDAVLDCPVQAILSARA; encoded by the coding sequence ATGAGCGACTCGGACATGGTGCAGGTACGCGTCGACGAGGAGGTGTGCGTCGGATCGGGCACCTGCGTGATGGTCGACCCCGCGCACTTCACCCTCGTCGACGGCAAGGGGCGAGCCCCGGGCGAGCCCGTCGAGCGGACGGAGGACCTCGAGGACGCTGTCCTGGACTGCCCGGTGCAGGCCATCCTGAGCGCCCGGGCCTGA
- a CDS encoding TetR/AcrR family transcriptional regulator, which produces MPRPSRWDDVVAAAARVFSQKGFGGASLEDVANEVGMLKGSLYNYITSKEDLLFAVVRPDAEELLSHARQLHAKDLPASEKLRQIALVHIEIIDRHLPYVSVYVQEIAGRGISQEWTDMDREYMSLVEQVFVEGVGAGDFDSALDTKMAARSLIGALNWMTRWYEPGDPAQARAKAAQLSDIFLSGALARRKG; this is translated from the coding sequence GTGCCTCGTCCAAGTCGATGGGACGACGTCGTCGCGGCAGCCGCGCGCGTCTTCAGCCAGAAGGGCTTCGGTGGCGCCTCCCTCGAGGACGTGGCGAACGAGGTCGGGATGCTCAAGGGCAGTCTCTACAACTACATCACGTCCAAGGAAGACCTGCTCTTCGCCGTGGTCCGCCCGGATGCCGAGGAGCTGCTCAGCCATGCCCGGCAGCTCCACGCCAAGGACCTCCCCGCCTCCGAGAAGCTCCGCCAGATCGCTCTTGTGCACATCGAGATCATCGACCGGCACCTTCCCTACGTCAGCGTCTACGTCCAGGAGATCGCCGGCAGGGGGATCTCGCAGGAGTGGACGGACATGGATCGCGAGTACATGTCCCTGGTGGAGCAGGTGTTCGTCGAAGGGGTCGGCGCCGGCGACTTCGACAGCGCGCTCGACACCAAGATGGCGGCTCGCTCGCTGATCGGGGCGCTGAACTGGATGACCCGCTGGTACGAGCCCGGCGATCCGGCGCAGGCTCGCGCCAAGGCAGCCCAGCTCTCCGACATCTTCCTCTCCGGAGCGCTGGCCCGACGTAAGGGCTGA
- a CDS encoding SDR family NAD(P)-dependent oxidoreductase has protein sequence MEVTGRVALVTGGASGLGRATARRLAGAGMLVVIVDLPSSPGDETAAELGEQVRFAPADVTDTDQVNAAIELAESLGDLCVAVNCAGIGNAFRVVGRDGPFPLEEFRKILEVNLVGTFNVLRLTAQAMVARPLEGEERGVIINTASAAAYDGQVGQAAYSASKAALVGMTLPVARDLAKHRIRVNTIAPGFFRTPLVDLQPEEVQASLAAQVPHPSRAGDPDEFASLVEHVIANPMLNAETIRLDAGMRMGSR, from the coding sequence ATGGAGGTGACCGGAAGGGTCGCACTCGTCACAGGAGGCGCATCGGGTCTGGGGCGTGCCACCGCACGGCGCCTGGCCGGGGCGGGAATGCTGGTCGTGATCGTCGACCTGCCCTCCTCGCCCGGCGACGAGACCGCCGCCGAGCTCGGCGAGCAGGTGCGCTTCGCGCCGGCGGACGTCACGGACACCGATCAGGTCAACGCCGCGATCGAGCTCGCAGAGAGCCTCGGCGACCTCTGCGTGGCCGTCAACTGCGCCGGGATCGGCAACGCCTTCCGGGTGGTCGGCCGGGACGGTCCGTTCCCGCTGGAGGAGTTCCGCAAGATCCTGGAGGTGAACCTCGTCGGGACCTTCAACGTGCTCCGGCTCACCGCCCAGGCCATGGTGGCACGTCCGCTCGAGGGCGAGGAGCGTGGCGTCATCATCAACACCGCCTCCGCCGCGGCGTACGACGGCCAGGTCGGGCAGGCGGCGTACTCGGCCTCGAAGGCGGCCCTCGTCGGCATGACGCTGCCGGTCGCCCGTGACCTGGCCAAGCACCGGATCCGGGTCAACACGATCGCGCCCGGCTTCTTCCGGACGCCGCTCGTGGACCTGCAGCCCGAGGAGGTGCAGGCCTCGCTCGCTGCCCAGGTGCCCCACCCCTCGCGGGCCGGGGACCCGGACGAGTTCGCCAGCCTGGTCGAGCACGTGATCGCCAACCCGATGCTCAATGCCGAGACCATCCGGCTCGACGCCGGAATGCGGATGGGCTCCCGCTGA
- a CDS encoding EthD family reductase produces MYKIIACWSAPKSEDVEAFEKHYAEVHLPAAARSPHLRKLVAIRTDTNLGGSDPSFYRVAELHYDSEADLQASEQSPEFAAMRADAGVMIERFGVSLEVGIGTEVEAELSPA; encoded by the coding sequence ATGTACAAGATCATCGCCTGCTGGTCAGCGCCCAAGAGCGAGGACGTCGAGGCCTTCGAGAAGCACTACGCGGAGGTCCACCTCCCGGCCGCGGCGCGGTCGCCGCACCTGCGCAAGCTCGTGGCGATCCGCACCGACACCAACCTGGGGGGCAGCGACCCCTCGTTCTACCGGGTCGCCGAGCTCCACTACGACTCCGAGGCGGACCTGCAGGCCAGCGAGCAGTCCCCGGAGTTCGCCGCCATGCGGGCCGATGCCGGCGTGATGATCGAGCGCTTCGGGGTGAGTCTCGAGGTCGGCATCGGCACCGAGGTCGAGGCAGAGCTGAGCCCGGCATGA
- a CDS encoding phenylacetate--CoA ligase family protein encodes MTSTPPASENHDERGYPRFWDEARETMAPEQRDELVLGRIQQQLRRVYDELPFYRRHYDAHSFHPDDVKTLEDFTTKVPVITKKMLVADQQEHPPFGSYTLATDMADIARIHGSSGTSGVPTLYAVSNDDWARAADVHAMAQWCAGVRPDDLVQVGFPFGLFFGGWGVVQGVERIGAALFPLGVTESEKHLQCIGQLRPTVFSATPSYCMHLMSVAAERGIDLRESSVKLLLVGGEPGGSLPGTREILEEGWGATLVDAGSTSEMYPFQANVGCPAGTGTHIISDEVYPEIVDKDDLNVPVPDGRRGALVYTHLWRTSQPMIRFAPGDESYLTHEPCPCGRTYPRLPEGVLGRLDDMLVVRGANIFPSAIETGLRSVPGFGPEFTIHVSKRGALDEIVVRAEWDPAVVTDDAARERAQAAGEARLKSLTGIRIPVEMLDPGTLPSTVFKARRVVDERPRA; translated from the coding sequence ATGACGAGCACCCCCCCTGCCTCTGAGAACCATGACGAGCGCGGCTACCCGCGCTTCTGGGACGAGGCCCGCGAGACGATGGCGCCGGAGCAGCGGGACGAGCTGGTGCTCGGCCGCATCCAGCAGCAGCTGCGCCGCGTGTACGACGAGCTGCCCTTCTACCGTCGGCACTACGACGCGCACAGCTTCCACCCCGACGACGTCAAGACCCTCGAGGACTTCACCACCAAGGTCCCGGTGATCACGAAGAAGATGCTGGTCGCCGACCAGCAGGAGCACCCGCCGTTCGGCAGCTACACGCTCGCCACCGACATGGCCGACATCGCTCGCATCCACGGCTCGTCGGGGACGTCGGGCGTGCCGACGCTCTACGCGGTCAGCAACGACGACTGGGCCCGGGCCGCAGACGTGCACGCGATGGCGCAGTGGTGTGCCGGAGTCCGCCCCGACGACCTGGTCCAGGTCGGTTTCCCGTTCGGGCTCTTCTTCGGCGGGTGGGGCGTGGTCCAGGGTGTGGAGAGGATCGGCGCCGCACTCTTCCCCCTCGGCGTCACCGAGTCCGAGAAGCACCTGCAGTGCATCGGACAGCTCCGCCCGACCGTCTTCAGCGCCACCCCGTCCTACTGCATGCACCTGATGTCGGTCGCCGCCGAGCGTGGCATCGACCTCAGGGAGAGCTCGGTCAAGCTGCTCCTGGTCGGGGGTGAGCCCGGCGGCAGCCTGCCCGGCACCCGAGAGATCCTCGAGGAGGGGTGGGGCGCCACCCTGGTCGACGCTGGTTCCACCTCAGAGATGTACCCCTTCCAGGCCAATGTCGGCTGCCCTGCCGGCACCGGGACGCACATCATCTCCGACGAGGTCTACCCCGAGATCGTGGACAAGGACGACCTCAACGTCCCGGTGCCGGACGGCCGACGCGGAGCCCTCGTCTACACCCATCTCTGGCGCACCTCCCAGCCGATGATCCGCTTCGCGCCGGGCGACGAGTCGTACCTGACCCACGAGCCCTGCCCCTGTGGGCGGACCTACCCGCGTCTGCCTGAGGGCGTGCTGGGGCGCCTCGACGACATGCTCGTCGTGCGCGGCGCCAACATCTTCCCCAGCGCGATCGAGACCGGGCTGCGCAGCGTGCCGGGCTTCGGGCCGGAGTTCACCATCCACGTCTCCAAGCGCGGCGCGCTCGACGAGATCGTGGTGCGGGCCGAGTGGGACCCGGCGGTGGTGACCGACGACGCCGCACGCGAGCGGGCGCAGGCTGCCGGGGAGGCCAGGCTCAAGAGCCTGACCGGGATCCGGATCCCGGTCGAGATGCTCGACCCCGGGACCCTGCCGTCCACCGTCTTCAAGGCCCGGCGCGTCGTCGACGAGCGACCGCGCGCCTGA